The following are encoded in a window of Longimicrobium sp. genomic DNA:
- a CDS encoding PTS sugar transporter subunit IIA, with translation MLLTELLTPERVKVPLAARSKDAVLEELVGVLGAHGTVADAAAVLRAVHQREEVLSTGIGGGVAIPHGKADGVDGLAMAAGVAAEPLDFAALDGQPVRLFFLLVGPESAAGAHVKALSRISRLVRRDDLRERLIAAATPEEFMAVVTEAESA, from the coding sequence GTGCTGCTGACGGAGCTGCTGACCCCCGAGCGCGTGAAGGTGCCCCTGGCCGCGCGGAGCAAGGACGCCGTGCTGGAGGAGCTGGTGGGGGTGCTGGGCGCCCATGGCACGGTGGCCGATGCCGCCGCCGTGCTGCGCGCCGTGCACCAGCGCGAGGAGGTGCTCTCCACCGGCATCGGCGGCGGCGTGGCCATCCCCCACGGCAAGGCCGACGGAGTCGACGGGCTGGCGATGGCGGCGGGCGTCGCGGCCGAGCCGCTGGACTTCGCGGCGCTCGACGGGCAGCCGGTGCGGCTCTTCTTCCTCCTCGTGGGCCCCGAGTCGGCCGCGGGGGCGCACGTGAAGGCGCTCAGCCGCATCTCGCGGCTGGTGCGCCGCGACGACCTGCGCGAGCGGCTGATCGCCGCGGCCACGCCCGAGGAGTTCATGGCCGTGGTCACCGAGGCGGAAAGCGCGTGA
- a CDS encoding VanZ family protein, whose protein sequence is MRGAVSRWLPVLAWAAAIFWLSSQSTLPHLPRFVAWDKLQHALGYSVGGFLLARAVGVRGRGTVIAAALGMLYGASDEVHQAFVPGRSTDVLDWTADAVGVLAGVFIYRFIHPRRARGGSAAASAAEASAT, encoded by the coding sequence GTGAGGGGCGCCGTCTCGCGCTGGCTGCCGGTGCTGGCCTGGGCGGCGGCCATCTTCTGGCTGTCGTCGCAGTCCACGCTGCCGCACCTGCCGCGCTTCGTGGCGTGGGACAAGCTGCAGCACGCGCTGGGCTACTCCGTGGGGGGCTTCCTGCTCGCGCGCGCCGTGGGCGTGCGCGGGCGCGGCACCGTGATCGCCGCCGCGCTGGGGATGCTGTACGGCGCCAGCGACGAGGTGCACCAGGCCTTCGTCCCCGGGCGCAGCACCGACGTGCTGGACTGGACGGCCGACGCCGTGGGCGTGCTGGCCGGCGTCTTCATCTACCGATTCATCCATCCGCGGCGCGCCCGCGGCGGCTCCGCCGCCGCCTCCGCCGCGGAGGCTTCCGCGACATGA
- the aspS gene encoding aspartate--tRNA ligase: protein MSFENPTSYRTSTAGTLRAGDSGSTVTLAGWVHRRRDLGGLCFVDLRDREGLVQVSFDPAWTPAEVLEEARRLGPEDVIQVEGTVFPRIAGQHNPDLPTGDVEVRAATLNVLTRAEPLPIQVFYGAKDEIPSEDLRLRYRSLDLRRGELQHAMRTRHEAMQAARRFLSAEGFLEIETPLLTKPTPEGARDFLVPSRNWPGEFYALPQSPQLYKQLLMVSGFDRYFQIARCLRDEDLRADRQPEFTQIDLEMAFADAEDVFRVGEGLMAAILREVGGIELETPFPRLTYAEAMLRYGSDKPDLRFGLEIADVTPVLQRADFRLFQATAGTAQRIRGIRVPGGARLSRKELDELQEVAKRGGAAGALWVKRGDDGLSGQFAKALDDATRDAFYAATGMENGDLFVAVVGEFRVAEPDGVGHLVGSTDGSAPVVEPTHQVRAGLEPALDELRRHLARKLELVDTSKQAWLWVTEFPLFGWDTDADRLVSEHHPFTRPHPDDIALILEAARDGSPGAEAARALYRRPVRSLAYDAVWNGMEMSSGSVRIHEPDLQAAIFRTLGIGAEEAQTKFGFLLEAFRYGAPPHAGVAFGFDRLVMLLAGGQSLRDVIAFPKTASARALFENAPTPVADDQLREVNIRATGS from the coding sequence ATGAGCTTCGAGAACCCGACTTCGTACCGTACCTCCACGGCGGGAACGCTCCGCGCCGGCGACTCCGGATCGACCGTCACCCTCGCCGGCTGGGTGCACCGCCGGCGCGACCTGGGCGGCCTCTGCTTCGTGGACCTGCGCGACCGCGAGGGGCTGGTGCAGGTGTCGTTCGACCCCGCGTGGACGCCCGCCGAGGTGCTGGAGGAGGCGCGCCGCCTGGGCCCCGAGGACGTGATCCAGGTGGAGGGCACCGTCTTCCCGCGCATCGCCGGGCAGCACAACCCCGACCTGCCCACGGGCGACGTGGAGGTGCGCGCGGCCACGCTCAACGTGCTGACGCGCGCGGAGCCGCTGCCGATCCAGGTGTTCTACGGCGCGAAGGACGAGATCCCCTCCGAGGACCTGCGCCTCCGCTACCGCTCGCTCGACCTGCGGCGCGGCGAACTGCAGCACGCCATGCGCACGCGGCACGAGGCGATGCAGGCGGCGCGGCGCTTCCTCTCGGCCGAGGGGTTCCTGGAGATCGAGACGCCGCTGCTGACCAAGCCCACCCCCGAGGGCGCGCGCGACTTCCTCGTCCCCAGTCGCAACTGGCCGGGCGAGTTCTACGCGCTGCCGCAGAGCCCGCAGCTGTACAAGCAGCTGCTGATGGTCAGCGGGTTCGACCGCTACTTCCAGATCGCCCGCTGCCTGCGCGACGAGGACCTGCGCGCCGACCGCCAGCCCGAGTTCACGCAGATCGACCTGGAGATGGCGTTCGCCGACGCCGAGGACGTGTTCCGCGTGGGCGAGGGGCTGATGGCCGCCATCCTCCGCGAGGTGGGGGGGATCGAGCTCGAGACGCCGTTCCCGCGCCTGACCTACGCCGAGGCCATGCTGCGCTACGGGAGCGACAAGCCCGACCTGCGCTTCGGCCTGGAGATCGCCGACGTCACCCCCGTGCTGCAGCGCGCGGACTTCCGCCTCTTCCAGGCCACGGCGGGAACGGCGCAGCGCATCCGCGGGATCCGCGTCCCCGGCGGCGCGCGCCTCTCGCGCAAGGAGCTGGACGAGCTGCAGGAGGTGGCCAAGCGCGGGGGCGCGGCCGGCGCGCTCTGGGTCAAGCGCGGCGACGACGGGCTCTCCGGCCAGTTCGCCAAGGCGCTGGACGACGCCACCCGCGACGCCTTCTACGCGGCGACGGGGATGGAGAACGGCGACCTGTTCGTCGCCGTCGTCGGTGAGTTCCGCGTCGCCGAGCCGGACGGCGTGGGCCATCTCGTCGGTTCGACGGACGGGAGCGCGCCGGTGGTGGAGCCGACGCACCAGGTGCGCGCGGGGCTGGAGCCGGCGCTCGACGAGCTGCGGCGGCATCTCGCGCGGAAGCTGGAGCTGGTCGACACCTCGAAGCAGGCGTGGCTCTGGGTGACCGAGTTCCCGCTCTTCGGGTGGGACACGGACGCGGATCGCCTCGTCTCCGAGCACCATCCTTTCACCCGCCCGCACCCGGACGACATCGCCCTGATCCTCGAGGCGGCCAGGGACGGGTCGCCGGGCGCGGAGGCGGCGCGGGCGCTGTACCGGCGCCCGGTCCGCTCGCTCGCGTACGACGCGGTGTGGAACGGGATGGAGATGTCGAGCGGGTCGGTGCGCATCCACGAGCCCGACCTGCAGGCGGCCATCTTCCGCACGCTGGGGATCGGGGCCGAGGAAGCGCAGACCAAGTTCGGCTTCCTGCTGGAGGCGTTCCGCTACGGTGCGCCGCCGCACGCCGGCGTGGCGTTCGGGTTCGACCGGCTGGTGATGCTGCTGGCCGGCGGGCAGAGCCTGCGCGACGTGATCGCGTTCCCCAAGACGGCCAGCGCGCGGGCGCTGTTCGAGAACGCGCCCACGCCGGTGGCCGACGACCAGCTCCGCGAGGTGAACATTCGCGCGACTGGGTCGTAA